One part of the Herpetosiphonaceae bacterium genome encodes these proteins:
- a CDS encoding cellulase family glycosylhydrolase, which produces MKSQPLARWLALTTALLVAAAALWQSVALTPTASAAGAGYWRTSGNKILDANGQEVRIAGVNWFGFETGNNVVHGLWTRNWQDMLDQIQRLGYNTIRLPFSNEVLTPGAMPNSIDYSKNPDLVGLSSIQIMDKIIAGSRARGIKIILDNHRSNAGVSAQENGLWYTATYPESRWISDWQMLANRYKGNDTVVGMDLRNEPHDSACWGCGNPALDWRLAAEKAGNAILAINPSLLILVEGNECHGPGGNTDPYSGADCTWWGGNLQGARDYPIRLNVANRLVYSPHDYPASVYPQPWFSDPTYPNNLPGVWDKNWGYLVNASTAPIMIGEFGTRYATTSDQQWLGKLRDYIRAKGLSWTFWSWNPNSGDTGGLLLDDWISIHQAKHDLLVTIQFPFSGVTPSPTPTPNPSASPSPAPTTSIKAQYRAGDTNAGDNQIKPHLQLVNTGTSSIPLSELKIRYWYTVDGDKPQNYWCDWAQIGCGSVTGRFVKLTTPRTNADYYLEVGFTGGTLAPGASTGEIQSRFSKSDWTNYSESNDYSFDPTKTAFADWARVTVYRNGTRVWGTEP; this is translated from the coding sequence ATGAAATCCCAACCTTTGGCGCGCTGGCTGGCGCTCACTACGGCGCTGCTCGTCGCCGCCGCCGCGCTGTGGCAATCCGTTGCGCTAACGCCCACGGCCAGCGCTGCCGGAGCGGGCTACTGGCGCACCAGCGGCAATAAGATTCTCGACGCCAACGGCCAGGAGGTGCGCATCGCCGGGGTCAACTGGTTTGGCTTCGAGACGGGCAACAACGTCGTGCATGGGCTGTGGACCCGCAACTGGCAGGATATGCTCGATCAGATCCAGCGGCTCGGCTACAACACGATCCGCCTGCCCTTCTCCAACGAGGTACTCACTCCCGGCGCGATGCCCAACAGCATCGACTATTCCAAAAATCCCGATCTGGTCGGCCTGAGCTCGATCCAGATCATGGACAAGATCATCGCGGGGTCGCGGGCGCGCGGCATCAAGATCATTCTCGACAATCACCGCTCCAACGCGGGTGTGAGCGCCCAGGAGAACGGCCTGTGGTACACGGCGACGTATCCTGAGTCGCGCTGGATCAGCGATTGGCAGATGCTGGCGAACCGCTACAAAGGCAACGATACCGTCGTGGGCATGGACCTGCGCAACGAGCCGCACGATAGCGCCTGCTGGGGCTGCGGCAATCCCGCGCTCGACTGGCGCTTAGCCGCCGAGAAGGCGGGCAACGCGATCCTGGCGATCAATCCCAGCCTGCTGATCCTGGTCGAGGGCAACGAGTGCCACGGTCCCGGCGGTAACACCGATCCCTACAGCGGCGCGGACTGTACGTGGTGGGGCGGCAATCTCCAGGGCGCGCGCGACTATCCGATCCGGCTCAATGTCGCCAACCGGCTGGTTTACTCGCCGCACGACTACCCGGCGTCGGTCTATCCGCAGCCGTGGTTCAGCGACCCGACCTATCCCAACAATCTGCCGGGCGTGTGGGACAAGAACTGGGGCTATCTGGTCAACGCCAGCACCGCGCCGATCATGATCGGCGAGTTCGGCACGCGCTACGCTACCACTTCCGACCAGCAGTGGCTCGGCAAGCTGCGCGATTATATCAGGGCCAAAGGCTTGAGCTGGACCTTCTGGTCGTGGAATCCTAACTCCGGCGATACCGGCGGTCTGCTGCTGGACGACTGGATCAGCATCCATCAGGCCAAGCACGATCTGCTGGTGACGATTCAGTTCCCGTTTAGCGGCGTCACGCCCTCGCCAACGCCCACGCCGAATCCGTCGGCCTCGCCGTCGCCTGCCCCGACCACCTCGATCAAGGCGCAGTACCGCGCGGGCGATACGAATGCTGGCGATAACCAGATCAAGCCGCATCTCCAGCTCGTCAACACCGGCACCAGCAGTATCCCGCTAAGCGAGCTGAAGATCCGCTACTGGTACACCGTCGACGGCGATAAGCCGCAGAACTACTGGTGCGATTGGGCACAGATCGGCTGTGGGAGCGTGACGGGCCGCTTCGTCAAGCTGACCACGCCGCGCACCAACGCGGATTATTATCTGGAGGTCGGCTTTACCGGCGGCACGCTCGCGCCGGGTGCCAGCACCGGCGAGATCCAGAGCCGCTTCAGCAAGAGCGACTGGACCAACTACAGCGAGAGCAACGACTACTCCTTCGATCCGACCAAGACCGCATTTGCCGACTGGGCGCGCGTCACTGTCTATCGCAACGGTACCCGCGTCTGGGGCACCGAGCCCTAA
- a CDS encoding cellulose binding domain-containing protein: MRRQPRSHIARALLTLVVVLGLIVGREASLSQRALAAPSFVTRSGTNFVLDGRPFYFGGTNNYYLIYKSNLMVDDVLNDAVSMNLRVIRSWAFIDRGSLDGSVPNVDGSGEKDGIYFQYWDRAAGRPAYNNGANGLQKLDYVLARAGQLGLKVTVVLTNNWKDFGGMDQYVTWYGLPYHDQFYTDARVKQAYKNWAAHLINRVNSITGVRYRDDPAIFAWELANEPRCINANKPTSGTCTTTTITNWTSEMSAYIKQLDPNHMVAVGDEGFLNWGRGSDWPYNAADGVDFEALLRIPSIDFGTYHLYPDHWGKTDAWGTQWIRDHISTAQTIGKPSVLEEFGFQNKATRDGVYQTWTNTVYQNSGNGWMFWILSGVQDNGSLYPDYDGFTVYYPSSTATLLANAAQQMKLKGGSPPNPTPTPTPPPNPTPTPTPPPPTGGLKVQYRAGDTNVGDNQIKPHFNVVNTGTTSVPLSELKIRYWYTIDGDKPQNYWCDYATVGCGTITARFVKLTTPRTTADYYLEVGFTGGTLAPGASTGEIQNRFSKSDWTTYTESNDYSFDPTKTVFTDWSRVTLYRNGTRVWGTEP; encoded by the coding sequence GTGAGACGACAACCAAGAAGCCATATAGCACGGGCGCTGCTGACTCTCGTCGTGGTGCTTGGGCTGATCGTGGGCCGCGAGGCCAGCCTCAGCCAGCGCGCGCTGGCCGCTCCGTCCTTCGTGACACGCTCCGGCACGAATTTTGTGCTGGATGGCAGGCCGTTTTACTTCGGCGGCACCAATAACTACTACCTGATCTACAAGTCGAATCTGATGGTCGACGATGTGCTGAACGATGCGGTTTCGATGAATCTGCGCGTGATCCGCAGTTGGGCCTTCATCGACCGAGGCTCGCTCGACGGCTCGGTGCCGAATGTGGACGGCTCAGGCGAGAAAGACGGAATCTATTTCCAGTACTGGGACAGGGCCGCTGGCAGGCCAGCCTACAACAACGGCGCGAATGGCCTGCAAAAGCTGGACTACGTGCTCGCCAGGGCCGGGCAGCTCGGCCTGAAAGTGACGGTCGTCCTGACCAATAACTGGAAGGACTTCGGCGGCATGGATCAGTATGTCACATGGTACGGGCTGCCCTACCACGATCAGTTCTATACGGATGCCCGCGTCAAGCAGGCGTACAAGAACTGGGCCGCGCATCTGATCAACCGCGTCAACTCGATCACCGGCGTGCGCTACCGCGACGATCCGGCGATCTTCGCCTGGGAGCTAGCGAACGAGCCGCGCTGCATCAACGCCAACAAGCCCACCTCCGGCACCTGCACCACCACGACGATCACCAACTGGACCTCGGAGATGTCCGCCTATATCAAGCAGCTCGATCCCAATCATATGGTCGCTGTGGGCGATGAGGGCTTCTTAAACTGGGGACGCGGCAGTGATTGGCCCTACAACGCCGCCGATGGCGTGGACTTCGAGGCGCTCCTCCGCATCCCGTCGATCGACTTCGGCACCTATCATCTCTATCCCGATCACTGGGGCAAAACCGACGCCTGGGGCACGCAGTGGATCAGGGATCATATCAGCACCGCCCAGACCATCGGCAAGCCGTCGGTGCTGGAAGAGTTCGGCTTCCAGAACAAAGCGACGCGCGATGGTGTCTATCAGACCTGGACGAATACCGTCTATCAGAACAGCGGCAACGGCTGGATGTTCTGGATCTTGTCCGGCGTGCAGGATAACGGCTCGCTCTACCCCGATTACGACGGCTTTACGGTGTACTATCCTAGCAGCACCGCAACGCTCCTCGCCAATGCCGCGCAGCAGATGAAGCTCAAGGGCGGCTCGCCGCCAAACCCGACGCCCACGCCCACCCCGCCACCAAACCCGACGCCGACGCCCACCCCACCGCCGCCGACCGGCGGGCTGAAGGTGCAGTACCGCGCGGGCGATACCAATGTCGGCGATAACCAGATCAAGCCGCATTTTAACGTGGTCAACACCGGCACCACCAGCGTGCCCTTGAGCGAGCTGAAGATCCGCTACTGGTACACCATCGACGGCGATAAGCCGCAGAACTACTGGTGCGACTACGCGACCGTCGGCTGCGGTACGATCACTGCCCGCTTCGTCAAGCTGACCACGCCGCGCACCACTGCCGACTACTACCTGGAAGTCGGCTTTACCGGCGGCACGCTCGCGCCCGGCGCCAGCACCGGCGAGATCCAGAATCGCTTCAGCAAGAGCGACTGGACCACTTACACCGAGAGCAACGACTACTCCTTCGATCCAACTAAGACCGTCTTCACCGACTGGTCGCGTGTGACGCTCTATCGCAACGGTACCCGCGTCTGGGGCACCGAGCCGTAG
- a CDS encoding glycosyl hydrolase family 8 has protein sequence MITRRHMAQGVIAGALSLALLLGTTGNSGVSAATVSYACASSMAPDQAAANTELQNSYNTWKSTYVTSSGAGGYLRVRRPENNNDTVSEGIGYGMVLSAYMNDRTTFNGLWSYAKSHFDANGLMHWRIDANNNVIGTGAATDAEEDMALALIVADKKWGGYTTETKNFISRIMQYEVESGSNVLKPGDQWGGSSVTNPSYFAPGYYKVFKVYTGDARWDSVVNSSYQIIANVNAKTGAGTTGLQPDWTTAAGDPAPNMGYNYTYDATRVPWRLAKDAAWYCDSRATAQLNKINAFFKGIGAANIKDGYRLDGSLIGQWHNAAFVAPAASGAIVSTDSAYKTAMWNETVRLTNGNYYNDNLRILALLFMSGNMYNPVAATTPTPTPPPNPTPTPTPPPNPTPTPPPATGSLKVQYRAGDTNAGNNEIKPHLQLVNTGTSSIPLSEIKIRYWYTVDGDKPQNYWCDWAQIGCGSVTGRFVKLTTPRTNADYYLEVGFTGGTLAPGASTGEIQSRFSKSDWTNYSESNDYSFDPTKTAFADWSRVTLYRNGTRVWGTEP, from the coding sequence ATGATCACACGTCGGCATATGGCGCAAGGAGTGATCGCGGGCGCGCTGTCGCTTGCGCTGCTCCTGGGCACAACCGGGAACTCAGGCGTTTCCGCCGCGACCGTATCCTACGCCTGCGCGTCGAGCATGGCTCCCGATCAGGCTGCGGCCAACACCGAGCTGCAAAACAGCTACAACACCTGGAAAAGTACGTATGTCACCAGCTCAGGAGCGGGCGGCTATCTGCGCGTCAGGCGGCCCGAAAACAACAACGATACCGTCTCCGAGGGCATCGGCTACGGCATGGTGCTCTCCGCCTACATGAACGATCGGACAACCTTCAACGGGCTGTGGAGCTACGCCAAGAGCCACTTCGACGCCAACGGCCTGATGCACTGGCGCATCGATGCCAACAACAACGTGATCGGTACCGGCGCGGCGACCGACGCCGAGGAAGATATGGCGCTGGCGCTGATCGTCGCCGACAAGAAGTGGGGCGGCTACACCACCGAAACCAAGAACTTTATCAGCCGGATCATGCAGTACGAGGTCGAATCCGGCAGCAATGTGCTCAAGCCGGGCGATCAGTGGGGCGGATCGAGTGTCACTAATCCCTCATACTTCGCGCCGGGCTACTACAAGGTCTTCAAGGTCTACACCGGCGACGCGCGCTGGGACTCGGTGGTCAACTCGTCCTACCAGATTATCGCCAACGTCAACGCCAAGACCGGCGCAGGCACTACCGGCCTCCAGCCAGACTGGACGACCGCAGCGGGCGATCCCGCTCCGAACATGGGCTACAACTACACCTACGACGCGACGCGCGTCCCGTGGCGGCTGGCGAAGGACGCGGCCTGGTACTGCGACTCGCGCGCAACTGCGCAGTTGAATAAGATCAACGCCTTCTTCAAGGGCATCGGCGCGGCCAACATCAAGGACGGCTACCGGCTCGACGGCTCGCTGATCGGCCAGTGGCATAACGCGGCGTTCGTCGCTCCGGCAGCATCAGGCGCGATCGTCTCCACCGATTCGGCCTATAAAACCGCGATGTGGAATGAAACCGTGCGCCTGACCAACGGCAATTACTACAACGATAACCTGCGAATTCTGGCGCTGCTCTTCATGAGCGGCAACATGTACAATCCGGTCGCGGCCACAACGCCGACGCCGACCCCGCCGCCGAATCCGACGCCCACGCCCACCCCGCCACCGAATCCGACGCCGACCCCGCCGCCAGCGACGGGTAGCCTGAAGGTGCAGTACCGCGCGGGCGATACCAACGCGGGCAATAACGAGATCAAGCCGCATCTCCAGCTCGTCAACACCGGCACCAGCAGTATCCCGCTCAGCGAGATCAAGATCCGCTACTGGTACACCGTCGACGGCGATAAGCCGCAGAACTACTGGTGCGATTGGGCACAGATCGGCTGTGGGAGCGTGACGGGCCGCTTCGTCAAGCTGACCACGCCGCGCACCAACGCGGATTATTATCTGGAAGTCGGCTTTACCGGCGGCACGCTCGCGCCTGGTGCCAGCACCGGCGAGATCCAGAGCCGCTTCAGCAAGAGCGACTGGACCAACTACAGCGAGAGCAACGACTACTCCTTCGATCCGACCAAGACCGCATTTGCCGACTGGTCGCGTGTGACGCTC